The following proteins are encoded in a genomic region of Terriglobia bacterium:
- a CDS encoding DUF169 domain-containing protein has product MDAKSFTREIETHIRPATFPVAVKLLTVEQALPEKAKRPQRDMKIQIATCQAIAMARRYGWSIALGEEDLNCPLTKTAFGFAPLTKHYSEGHLACGMYVETLEAGARSEAATDTLPQGKYKHLVVAPAARAEFAPDALIIYGNAAQVMRLVTGALWKRGGALTSSFTGRVDCSDEVIRTMLSGDYQVILPCYGDRVFAHTEDAEMAFSLPGAKMAELVAGLEGTHKGGIRYPIPGFLRYAPQFPEHYYELERIWAAGEGKQG; this is encoded by the coding sequence ATGGACGCGAAAAGCTTTACCCGCGAAATCGAGACGCATATTCGGCCGGCGACGTTTCCCGTGGCGGTGAAGCTGCTCACGGTGGAGCAGGCGCTGCCGGAGAAAGCCAAGCGGCCGCAACGGGACATGAAGATCCAGATCGCGACCTGCCAGGCCATTGCCATGGCCCGGCGCTATGGCTGGAGCATCGCGCTCGGGGAGGAAGATCTTAACTGCCCGCTGACGAAGACGGCGTTTGGGTTTGCGCCGCTGACCAAGCACTACAGCGAAGGCCACTTGGCCTGCGGCATGTACGTGGAGACGCTGGAAGCGGGAGCGCGCAGCGAAGCCGCCACGGACACGCTGCCGCAAGGAAAATACAAGCACCTGGTGGTGGCGCCCGCCGCGCGGGCGGAGTTTGCTCCCGACGCACTGATCATCTACGGCAACGCAGCGCAGGTCATGCGCCTGGTCACGGGGGCGCTGTGGAAGCGCGGCGGGGCGCTCACCAGCTCGTTCACCGGGCGCGTGGACTGCTCCGACGAGGTGATCCGTACCATGCTCAGCGGGGACTACCAGGTCATACTCCCCTGTTATGGGGACCGCGTATTCGCGCACACGGAGGATGCGGAGATGGCTTTTTCGCTGCCCGGCGCGAAGATGGCGGAGCTTGTCGCGGGACTCGAGGGCACGCACAAGGGCGGGATCCGCTATCCGATCCCGGGCTTTCTTCGCTATGCGCCGCAGTTTCCCGAACACTACTACGAGCTCGAGCGCATCTGGGCCGCCGGGGAAGGAAAACAGGGATGA